Proteins from a genomic interval of Amycolatopsis sp. cg13:
- a CDS encoding cold-shock protein codes for MTEGTVKWFNSEKGFGFITPDNGGGDVFVHYSEIQGNGFRTLEENARVQFEIGQGQKGPQATSVSLI; via the coding sequence ATGACTGAGGGCACCGTGAAGTGGTTCAACTCCGAGAAGGGGTTCGGCTTCATCACTCCCGACAACGGCGGCGGCGACGTCTTCGTGCACTACAGCGAGATCCAGGGCAACGGTTTCCGTACCCTCGAGGAGAACGCTCGCGTGCAGTTCGAGATCGGCCAGGGCCAGAAGGGCCCGCAGGCCACGTCGGTCAGCCTGATCTGA
- a CDS encoding cold-shock protein has product MAQGTVKWFNAEKGFGFIAQDGGEGDVFVHYSEIEGRGFRTLEENQRVEFEVGQGQKGPQAQKVRAI; this is encoded by the coding sequence GTGGCGCAAGGCACTGTGAAGTGGTTCAACGCGGAGAAGGGCTTCGGCTTCATCGCGCAGGACGGCGGCGAAGGCGACGTTTTCGTGCACTACTCGGAGATCGAGGGACGCGGCTTCCGCACCCTCGAGGAGAACCAGCGAGTGGAGTTCGAGGTCGGCCAGGGGCAGAAGGGCCCGCAGGCCCAGAAGGTCCGCGCGATCTGA
- a CDS encoding heavy-metal-associated domain-containing protein — translation MSENTYLVTGMSCGHCAQSVTEELTEVPGVENVTVDVETGHVTVRSAEALDETAVRAAVEEAGYTYEGLASLV, via the coding sequence ATGAGCGAAAACACCTATCTCGTCACCGGGATGTCCTGCGGCCACTGCGCGCAGTCGGTCACCGAAGAACTCACCGAGGTGCCCGGGGTCGAGAACGTGACTGTCGACGTCGAAACCGGGCACGTGACGGTCCGCAGCGCCGAAGCCCTCGACGAGACGGCCGTTCGCGCGGCGGTCGAGGAAGCCGGGTACACCTACGAAGGGCTTGCTTCTCTCGTTTGA
- a CDS encoding SigE family RNA polymerase sigma factor, with the protein MPSRSSPASGPSSPWDGEFARYFGERAHSLRSTAYLLCGDWHRAEDLAQAALLKLYLAWPRLARHDALDAYARKIVLRTFLAENRRSRWKRERLTDAPPDVPAPVAETEHDQLIQQALAALAPRQRAVLVLRYFEDLSVEETAAALGCRTGTVKSQAARGLATLRTRLGPHFEALPVPGRR; encoded by the coding sequence GTGCCCTCCCGCTCCAGTCCGGCGTCCGGGCCGAGCTCGCCGTGGGACGGCGAGTTCGCCCGGTACTTCGGCGAGCGCGCGCACAGCCTGCGGTCCACTGCTTACCTGCTTTGCGGGGATTGGCACCGGGCCGAGGATCTCGCACAGGCGGCGCTGCTCAAGCTGTACCTCGCCTGGCCGCGGCTGGCCCGGCACGACGCGCTCGACGCTTACGCGCGCAAAATCGTGCTGCGCACTTTCCTCGCGGAAAACCGCCGCAGCCGCTGGAAACGGGAGCGGCTCACCGACGCACCGCCCGACGTCCCGGCTCCTGTCGCCGAGACTGAGCACGACCAGCTGATCCAGCAGGCACTCGCCGCGTTGGCCCCGCGCCAGCGCGCGGTGCTGGTGCTGCGGTACTTCGAGGACCTGTCCGTCGAGGAGACCGCCGCGGCGCTCGGCTGCCGGACTGGCACCGTGAAGAGCCAGGCCGCGCGCGGTCTGGCCACCTTGCGGACCCGGCTGGGCCCGCATTTCGAGGCACTGCCCGTCCCGGGAAGGAGGTGA
- a CDS encoding Ig-like domain-containing protein has translation MTIRHFARRRAGVAVLGLVAALTLGACSGGGSSVNAGGTAGGGPTEAPATPAKAAAVAITPASGAGDVAPGQPAKVTVANGTIGAVTLTNADGKQVQGQPSPDKKSWSSTEDLGYGKTYTWSGQATGEDGKQVQINGSFTTVKPRRQMQGSLNVGDGQTYGIAMPIALTFPSAVKDKASVERALSVETTPKTEGAWAWLNGDTSVHWRPKEYFKPNTKVVVSANIYGVSMGDGVYGKQDVSASFTIGRSQIVKGNTQEHTMQVIRDGQQVMDFPVSYGLDSDPGRVTHSGTHVVMSRHATYSMSNPRYNYTDVNVPWAVRISNNGEFIHGLAGSIWAQGKKNISHGCLNLSPANAKIYYDSVLPGDPVEISGSTQQLGAKDGDYSDWTYDWASWTKLSALSA, from the coding sequence GTGACTATCCGACACTTCGCACGCCGCCGGGCCGGCGTCGCGGTGCTTGGCTTGGTCGCCGCGCTCACGCTCGGGGCGTGCAGCGGCGGCGGGTCGAGCGTGAACGCGGGCGGGACCGCGGGCGGCGGGCCTACCGAGGCACCGGCCACGCCCGCGAAAGCGGCGGCCGTGGCGATCACGCCGGCATCCGGGGCGGGCGACGTGGCTCCGGGCCAACCGGCGAAGGTGACCGTCGCCAACGGCACCATCGGAGCGGTCACGCTCACCAACGCCGACGGCAAACAGGTGCAGGGGCAACCCTCTCCGGACAAGAAGAGCTGGAGCAGCACCGAAGACCTCGGCTACGGCAAGACCTACACCTGGTCCGGCCAGGCCACCGGCGAGGACGGCAAGCAGGTCCAGATCAACGGCTCGTTCACCACGGTCAAGCCGCGCCGCCAGATGCAGGGCAGCCTGAACGTCGGCGACGGGCAGACCTACGGCATCGCGATGCCGATCGCGCTCACGTTCCCGAGCGCGGTCAAGGACAAGGCGTCCGTCGAGCGCGCGCTGTCGGTGGAAACCACGCCGAAGACCGAGGGCGCCTGGGCGTGGCTCAACGGCGACACTTCAGTGCACTGGCGGCCGAAGGAGTACTTCAAGCCGAACACGAAGGTCGTCGTCTCGGCCAACATCTACGGCGTTTCGATGGGCGACGGCGTCTACGGCAAGCAGGACGTCTCCGCGAGCTTCACCATCGGCCGCTCGCAGATCGTCAAGGGCAACACCCAGGAACACACCATGCAGGTCATCCGCGACGGCCAGCAGGTCATGGACTTCCCGGTGAGCTACGGCCTCGACTCCGACCCGGGCCGCGTCACGCACAGCGGCACGCACGTGGTGATGTCGAGGCACGCGACGTACTCGATGAGCAACCCGCGCTACAACTACACCGACGTGAACGTGCCGTGGGCGGTCCGGATCTCCAACAACGGCGAGTTCATCCACGGTCTCGCGGGGTCGATCTGGGCGCAGGGCAAGAAGAACATCTCGCACGGCTGCCTCAACCTGTCGCCGGCGAACGCGAAGATCTACTACGACAGCGTCCTTCCCGGCGATCCGGTGGAGATCTCCGGCAGCACCCAGCAGCTGGGCGCGAAGGACGGCGACTACAGCGACTGGACCTACGACTGGGCGTCGTGGACCAAGCTGTCGGCGCTGTCCGCGTAA
- a CDS encoding tetratricopeptide repeat protein: protein MGAAQGQRPVEGGEAPTRPPGDLAPVILPQSNQPVAPVDPAAPMPTSVLASPTPHTQSIMPPTPRVAPADGGPLPDHGTDSVLPSGGSEGHGTGTHGSQGSQGTGTGTGSFPGTSRRTGSRGTRRSRRGRLGAGLIDVPPVPYRDPSTAVLANPVVAEDKRFCGNCSAKVGRGKDGQPGEPEGTCEKCGTAFSFIAKLKAHEVVGGQYEVLGALAYGGLGWIYLAKDHNVSDRWVVLKGLIDTGDSTAMAAAANEQRFLAEVEHPNIVKIHNFVQHPDAQTGNAVGYIVMEYVGGQSLRQLALQHHRESNRPEPLPIGQVIAYGLEILPALGYLHGQGLLYCDLKPDNVIQTREQLKLIDLGAVRRIDDYESPLFFTTGYSAPELASHGASVSSDLYTVGRTLAVLSFEFAGYTREFKNTLPGPDAVPLFALFGSYYRFLKRATHADPDRRFIAADDMADQLTGVLREIMALGTGQPRPAASTVFGPESRTFGVHLVVPEQGERVPLPDAAEVVAGLPIPQVDTDDPAAGVLATTTALDPHEAIEALATAPRESIEVRLRIVRARIELGEFVEAQRQLQAAQYLAIRHGFPHDWRIDWYRGLIELAGGRPRVAHVAFDAVYDDLPGEIAPKLALAVSAEGVGDYFGAARFYELVWRTDRTYVSAAFGLARVYLAQGARESAVEVLEGVPATSTHYVDAQVAAIKIKTRAQGVGTGEHPTVTEGDLVDASGRLQRLNLDAERHTRLSAEVLEAAYDWLKVPNQTKPVTTAKVLGCELEERDVRFGLERCYRSLARLTDNTTDRIALVDRANAIRPRTLT from the coding sequence ATGGGCGCGGCGCAGGGCCAGCGTCCCGTTGAGGGCGGCGAAGCCCCCACTCGTCCGCCGGGCGACCTCGCGCCGGTGATCCTGCCGCAGTCGAACCAGCCGGTCGCTCCGGTCGACCCGGCCGCGCCGATGCCGACCAGCGTGCTGGCCAGCCCGACGCCGCACACCCAGAGCATCATGCCGCCGACTCCGCGCGTGGCCCCCGCTGACGGCGGCCCGCTGCCCGACCACGGCACGGACAGCGTCCTGCCGTCGGGCGGCAGCGAAGGCCACGGCACCGGCACCCACGGTTCGCAGGGCTCGCAAGGCACCGGCACCGGAACCGGCTCGTTCCCCGGCACCTCCCGGCGCACCGGCTCGCGCGGCACCCGCCGGTCCCGGCGCGGACGGCTCGGCGCTGGTCTCATCGACGTGCCGCCGGTGCCCTATCGCGATCCCTCGACCGCCGTGCTGGCGAACCCGGTGGTGGCCGAGGACAAGCGGTTCTGCGGCAACTGCAGCGCGAAGGTCGGCCGCGGCAAGGACGGCCAGCCCGGCGAGCCCGAGGGCACTTGCGAGAAGTGCGGCACGGCGTTCTCGTTCATCGCGAAGCTGAAGGCGCACGAGGTCGTCGGCGGCCAGTACGAGGTGCTCGGCGCGCTCGCCTACGGCGGTCTCGGCTGGATTTACCTGGCCAAGGACCACAACGTGTCCGACCGCTGGGTCGTGCTGAAGGGCCTCATCGACACCGGCGACTCCACCGCGATGGCCGCCGCGGCGAACGAACAGCGATTCCTCGCCGAAGTCGAGCACCCGAACATCGTCAAGATCCACAACTTCGTGCAGCATCCGGACGCGCAGACCGGCAACGCCGTCGGCTACATCGTCATGGAGTACGTCGGCGGCCAGTCGCTGCGCCAGCTCGCGCTGCAGCACCACCGGGAGAGCAACCGGCCAGAGCCGCTGCCGATCGGCCAGGTAATCGCGTACGGCCTGGAGATTCTGCCCGCGCTCGGCTATCTGCACGGCCAGGGCCTGCTGTACTGCGACCTCAAGCCGGACAACGTCATCCAGACCCGCGAGCAGCTCAAGCTGATCGACCTCGGCGCGGTGCGGCGGATCGACGACTACGAGAGCCCGCTGTTCTTCACCACCGGTTACAGCGCTCCCGAGCTGGCGTCGCACGGCGCTTCGGTGTCTTCGGATCTGTACACGGTCGGCCGGACGCTGGCGGTGCTGAGCTTCGAGTTCGCCGGGTACACGCGCGAGTTCAAGAACACGCTGCCCGGGCCCGACGCGGTGCCGTTGTTCGCGCTTTTCGGGTCGTATTACCGGTTCCTGAAGCGCGCCACGCACGCTGATCCGGATCGGCGGTTCATCGCTGCCGATGACATGGCTGACCAGCTGACCGGTGTGCTGCGCGAGATCATGGCGCTGGGCACCGGTCAACCGCGGCCAGCCGCGTCGACGGTGTTCGGGCCGGAGAGCCGGACTTTCGGCGTCCACCTGGTGGTGCCGGAGCAGGGCGAGCGGGTGCCGTTGCCGGATGCTGCCGAGGTTGTCGCCGGTCTGCCGATCCCGCAGGTGGACACGGACGACCCGGCTGCCGGTGTGCTCGCCACGACTACTGCGCTTGATCCGCACGAGGCGATCGAGGCGCTGGCTACCGCGCCGCGTGAGTCGATCGAGGTGCGGTTGCGGATTGTCCGGGCGCGGATTGAGCTGGGCGAGTTCGTGGAGGCGCAGCGGCAATTGCAGGCTGCGCAGTATCTGGCGATCCGGCACGGGTTCCCGCACGACTGGCGGATTGACTGGTACCGCGGGCTGATCGAGCTGGCCGGCGGTCGGCCGCGAGTCGCGCACGTGGCGTTCGACGCGGTTTACGACGACCTGCCCGGCGAGATCGCACCGAAGCTGGCGCTGGCGGTCAGTGCTGAGGGCGTTGGGGATTACTTCGGTGCCGCCCGGTTTTATGAGCTGGTTTGGCGGACTGACCGGACGTATGTGAGTGCTGCGTTCGGATTGGCGCGGGTTTATCTGGCGCAGGGCGCGCGGGAGAGCGCGGTCGAGGTGCTGGAAGGGGTTCCGGCTACCTCGACGCATTACGTGGACGCTCAGGTTGCGGCGATCAAGATCAAGACGCGCGCACAAGGCGTTGGCACGGGCGAACACCCGACTGTCACCGAGGGCGACCTCGTCGATGCGTCGGGTCGGTTGCAGCGGCTCAACCTCGACGCCGAGCGGCACACGCGGCTCAGTGCGGAGGTCCTTGAAGCGGCCTATGACTGGCTGAAGGTGCCGAACCAGACGAAGCCGGTCACGACGGCGAAGGTGCTCGGCTGTGAACTGGAGGAGCGTGACGTCCGCTTCGGACTGGAGCGCTGCTACCGGTCGCTGGCCCGGCTCACCGACAATACGACCGACCGGATCGCGCTGGTGGACCGCGCCAACGCCATCCGACCCCGCACCCTCACCTAG
- a CDS encoding MFS transporter, giving the protein MSEPKTGKPEVDQRTVKRAVIASAMGNATEWYDYGVFTSGAIATSIGTLFFPGEGNAVLKSLALLAVGFIVRPFGGAFFGPLGDKLGRQKVLALTILLMSGCTFLVGVLPTYSGGYSMGIAAPIAILLLRLIQGFSTGGEYGGAATFIAEYAPTKRRGFFGSFLEMGTLAGYVLGNSVVLITYLSLSTEQFDSWGWRIPFFIALPIGAIGLYLRSKLEDTPEFRRLEAAGEKSEKAPLKETIQRNWRMILNLIGIVLLLNIADYMLLTTMPTYFTDTLHIGDTESSLIIIGVEIVQFALLIPLGSLSDRIGRKPLLLTAAIGFIVLSWPSIKLMQSGSLLWLIVGFLVVAILLALMLAVIGSTFPAMFPTRVRYGSFAIGYNISTSLFGGTCGVIVTALIGSTGNADWPAYYLIIAALIALVPIIKIPETARVPIEEIDTADTGGKLAGASK; this is encoded by the coding sequence ATGAGTGAGCCAAAGACGGGGAAACCCGAGGTCGATCAGAGAACAGTCAAACGCGCGGTGATCGCGTCCGCGATGGGTAATGCGACCGAGTGGTACGACTACGGCGTATTCACCTCGGGCGCGATCGCGACGAGTATCGGAACACTGTTCTTCCCCGGTGAGGGCAACGCGGTGCTGAAATCGCTTGCCCTGCTGGCCGTCGGCTTCATCGTACGGCCGTTCGGCGGAGCGTTCTTCGGCCCGTTGGGGGACAAGCTCGGCAGGCAGAAGGTTCTCGCCCTCACCATTTTGCTGATGTCCGGCTGCACCTTCCTGGTCGGCGTGCTGCCGACGTATTCAGGCGGGTACAGCATGGGCATCGCGGCGCCGATCGCGATCTTGTTGCTGCGGCTCATCCAGGGCTTCTCGACCGGCGGCGAGTACGGCGGCGCGGCGACGTTCATCGCGGAATACGCGCCGACGAAACGGCGTGGTTTCTTCGGTTCCTTCCTGGAGATGGGCACCCTGGCCGGCTACGTGCTCGGCAACTCGGTCGTGCTGATCACTTACCTGTCGCTGTCGACCGAGCAGTTCGACTCGTGGGGCTGGCGGATTCCGTTCTTCATCGCGCTTCCGATCGGTGCGATCGGTCTCTACCTGCGGTCGAAGCTCGAGGACACGCCGGAGTTCCGCAGGCTCGAGGCGGCGGGCGAGAAGTCGGAGAAGGCTCCGCTCAAGGAGACGATCCAGCGCAACTGGCGGATGATCCTGAACCTGATCGGCATCGTGCTGCTGCTGAACATCGCCGACTACATGCTGCTCACGACGATGCCGACGTATTTCACCGACACTCTGCACATCGGCGACACCGAGTCCAGCCTGATCATCATCGGGGTGGAGATCGTGCAGTTCGCGCTGCTGATCCCGCTGGGTTCGCTGTCCGACCGGATCGGCCGGAAACCCTTGCTGCTCACCGCGGCCATCGGGTTCATCGTGCTGAGCTGGCCCAGCATCAAGCTGATGCAGAGCGGCAGCCTGCTGTGGCTGATCGTCGGCTTCCTGGTCGTGGCGATCCTGCTGGCGCTGATGCTGGCGGTCATCGGCTCGACGTTCCCGGCGATGTTCCCGACGCGCGTGCGGTACGGCTCGTTCGCGATCGGCTACAACATCTCGACGTCGCTGTTCGGCGGCACCTGCGGCGTGATCGTCACGGCGTTGATCGGCAGCACCGGCAACGCGGACTGGCCGGCGTACTACTTGATCATCGCGGCCCTCATCGCGCTGGTCCCGATCATCAAGATCCCGGAGACGGCCCGGGTGCCGATCGAGGAGATCGACACCGCGGACACCGGCGGCAAGCTCGCCGGCGCCAGCAAGTGA
- a CDS encoding NAD(+)/NADH kinase, with translation MGAVVAGIVANPASGQDIRRLVTQASAVPVEEKANLVRRLLSAFAVTGVERVLLSTDLGGISAAVLRDLGRDPLPAVEFCDEDTLTGTAQDTVNAVRRMVDAGAGVIVCLGGDGTARVAAKACGDVPLLALPTGTNNAFPQAGEATVAGLAAGMVASGQVDADLVTQRVSMLEVVTKNRREIALVDVAVSMNKHVGAKALWDPTALTELYCTFAEPDGIGLSSIAGQLCPSSRSSADGVALQLGPVESSAYVVHAAIAPGVVRPVGVRGWGVLRPGVRVDLAAGGGVIAVDGERELELKNGEGAYVELRADGPWCVDVRAAMAEAATQGLLRSTATSGTGEKGRSHGRCAG, from the coding sequence ATGGGGGCAGTCGTTGCGGGGATAGTGGCGAACCCTGCTTCCGGACAGGACATCCGAAGACTCGTCACGCAGGCGTCGGCCGTCCCGGTCGAGGAGAAGGCCAACCTGGTGCGCCGGCTGCTGTCGGCGTTCGCGGTGACCGGCGTCGAACGCGTGCTGCTCTCCACCGATCTCGGCGGCATCTCCGCCGCCGTCCTGCGCGACCTCGGCCGCGATCCGCTGCCCGCGGTCGAGTTCTGCGACGAGGACACGCTCACCGGCACCGCACAGGACACCGTCAACGCGGTGCGCCGGATGGTCGACGCCGGGGCCGGCGTGATCGTGTGCCTCGGCGGCGACGGCACCGCCCGCGTCGCCGCGAAGGCCTGCGGCGATGTGCCGCTGCTCGCGCTGCCGACCGGCACCAACAACGCGTTCCCGCAGGCCGGGGAGGCCACGGTGGCCGGGCTCGCCGCCGGGATGGTCGCGAGCGGCCAGGTCGACGCGGACCTCGTCACCCAGCGGGTCAGCATGCTCGAGGTCGTCACGAAGAACCGCCGCGAGATCGCGCTGGTGGACGTCGCGGTCTCGATGAACAAACACGTCGGCGCGAAGGCGCTCTGGGATCCCACCGCGCTCACCGAGCTTTACTGCACCTTCGCTGAACCGGACGGCATTGGCCTGTCGAGCATCGCCGGACAGCTGTGTCCGAGTTCTCGTTCCAGCGCGGATGGCGTAGCGCTTCAGCTTGGCCCGGTCGAGAGTTCCGCGTACGTGGTGCACGCCGCGATCGCGCCCGGCGTGGTGCGTCCAGTCGGCGTACGCGGCTGGGGAGTGCTTCGCCCCGGCGTACGCGTCGACCTTGCCGCAGGTGGCGGCGTTATCGCGGTAGACGGAGAACGCGAGTTGGAGCTGAAGAACGGCGAAGGCGCGTACGTAGAACTGCGCGCCGACGGCCCGTGGTGCGTCGACGTACGCGCGGCGATGGCCGAAGCCGCAACCCAGGGGTTGCTGCGCAGCACCGCTACAAGCGGGACCGGCGAGAAAGGCCGAAGCCACGGTCGCTGCGCTGGCTGA
- a CDS encoding PaaI family thioesterase codes for MSPVSGPWPPVPVEPPEIHPKAPVPGTELGAHFAECFGCGDEVDDGLHLRSAIGEGYTVHSKFTVTSAHQGAPGLAHGGLLACAFDEALGSTVGNLLHRPAVTGKLETDFRRPVPVGSTLYIEARLDGVAGRKIYVSADGHLDAADGPVAVNARAVFIAVGFEHFSTHGDPQALEKLAEQHRRNKREWDINP; via the coding sequence ATGAGTCCTGTTTCCGGCCCGTGGCCGCCCGTGCCGGTGGAGCCGCCGGAGATCCACCCGAAAGCCCCCGTACCCGGCACTGAGCTAGGCGCCCACTTCGCCGAATGCTTCGGCTGCGGCGACGAGGTGGACGACGGCCTGCACCTGCGCTCAGCCATCGGCGAGGGTTACACGGTGCACTCGAAGTTCACCGTGACGTCCGCGCACCAGGGTGCGCCCGGGCTCGCGCACGGCGGCTTGCTGGCGTGCGCGTTCGACGAGGCTCTCGGCTCGACGGTCGGGAACCTGCTGCACCGCCCCGCGGTGACGGGGAAGCTGGAGACGGACTTCCGCCGCCCAGTGCCGGTCGGATCCACGCTGTACATCGAGGCCCGGCTGGACGGCGTCGCCGGCCGGAAGATCTACGTGAGCGCGGACGGGCACCTGGATGCCGCCGACGGGCCGGTCGCGGTGAATGCCCGGGCGGTGTTCATCGCGGTGGGGTTCGAGCACTTCAGTACGCACGGCGACCCGCAGGCGCTGGAGAAACTCGCCGAGCAGCATCGGCGCAACAAGCGCGAGTGGGACATCAACCCCTGA
- a CDS encoding glutamate ABC transporter substrate-binding protein, with protein MIRSRHFVRTAVLAVVAVLAAACGTADQPMEAAPVTDAAWPTPAGVGGPDAAAGGDSDTSCNPLASLAPNGLDTSGPSLQKIKARGKLIAGVDQTTYLFGFRNPKTGKLEGFDIDLVNEIAKAIFGSDGHVQYRAITSSQRETVLKEHQVDVVVRTYSITCARRKQVQFSSVYYVAGQKILVPKSSNAQSLTDLAGKRVCAAAKSTSLAKIATDPAKPVAVSVPNWSDCLVMLQQGQVDAVSTDDTILAGMAAQDPTVKVAGDPMTQENYGVGVPKDEEDLVRFVNAVLDKIRGDGTWASSYQNWVGARLGPANPPSPQYG; from the coding sequence GTGATCCGGTCGCGGCACTTCGTCCGGACTGCCGTACTCGCGGTGGTCGCGGTTCTCGCCGCCGCCTGCGGGACGGCGGACCAGCCGATGGAGGCCGCGCCGGTCACCGACGCGGCCTGGCCGACTCCGGCGGGCGTCGGCGGCCCCGACGCCGCGGCCGGCGGCGACTCCGACACCAGCTGCAACCCGCTCGCCAGCCTCGCGCCGAATGGTCTGGACACCTCCGGGCCGAGCCTGCAGAAGATCAAAGCGCGCGGGAAACTCATCGCGGGCGTCGACCAGACGACCTACCTCTTCGGCTTCCGGAATCCGAAGACCGGCAAGCTCGAAGGCTTCGACATCGACCTGGTCAACGAGATCGCCAAAGCGATTTTCGGTTCCGACGGGCACGTGCAGTACCGGGCGATCACGTCGTCGCAGCGCGAGACGGTGCTCAAGGAGCACCAGGTCGACGTGGTGGTCCGGACCTACAGCATCACCTGCGCCCGCCGCAAGCAGGTGCAGTTCTCGTCGGTGTACTACGTGGCCGGGCAGAAGATTCTGGTGCCGAAGTCGTCGAACGCGCAGTCGCTGACCGACCTCGCCGGGAAGCGCGTGTGCGCGGCGGCGAAGTCGACCTCGCTCGCGAAGATCGCCACCGACCCGGCCAAACCGGTCGCGGTGTCGGTGCCGAACTGGTCGGACTGCCTGGTGATGCTGCAGCAGGGCCAGGTCGACGCGGTGTCCACGGACGACACGATCCTGGCCGGCATGGCCGCGCAGGACCCGACGGTGAAGGTCGCGGGGGACCCGATGACCCAGGAGAATTACGGCGTCGGGGTCCCGAAGGACGAGGAAGATCTGGTCCGCTTCGTGAACGCGGTGCTGGACAAGATCCGCGGCGACGGCACCTGGGCGAGCAGTTACCAGAACTGGGTCGGCGCGCGGCTGGGGCCGGCGAACCCGCCGTCCCCGCAATACGGCTGA